From the Malus domestica chromosome 17, GDT2T_hap1 genome, one window contains:
- the LOC139193779 gene encoding uncharacterized protein isoform X2: protein MEPPFIPRSQSPHNIQKRKLDDFVDLNFVFRSNPPPPCFFCKISSVETGSPENKCMFTQIGGDFLTLPRLLNPKTNRLFLLRKWNCSLPLLGTHVCPFSLTFFHLGSKVFLLSRALLPWIWMELMGRREVSPW from the exons ATGGAACCGCCCTTTATCCCACGTTCCCAATCCCCACATAACATACAAAAGAGAAAATTGGATGATTTTGTCGACCTCAATTTTGTCTTCCGTTCAAACCCCCCTCCTCCATGCTTTTTCTGTAAGATTTCTTCAGTTGAAACCGGCAGTCCGGAAAATAAATGCATGTTCACACAAATTGGTGGGGATTTCCTCACCCTGCCTAGGCTGTTGAATCCCAAAACTAACCGACTCTTCCTCCTCAG GAAATGGAActgctctcttcctcttcttggcACCCACGTATGCCCTTTCTCTCTCACATTCTTTCATTTGGGGTCCAAAG TTTTCTTATTGAGCCGTGCACTATtgccatggatttggatggaattgATGGGCAGGAGAGAGGTGAG CCCTTGGTGA
- the LOC139193779 gene encoding uncharacterized protein isoform X1, translating to MEPPFIPRSQSPHNIQKRKLDDFVDLNFVFRSNPPPPCFFCKISSVETGSPENKCMFTQIGGDFLTLPRLLNPKTNRLFLLRKWNCSLPLLGTHVCPFSLTFFHLGSKVFLLSRALLPWIWMELMGRREPLVIGYDFFFNAIIE from the exons ATGGAACCGCCCTTTATCCCACGTTCCCAATCCCCACATAACATACAAAAGAGAAAATTGGATGATTTTGTCGACCTCAATTTTGTCTTCCGTTCAAACCCCCCTCCTCCATGCTTTTTCTGTAAGATTTCTTCAGTTGAAACCGGCAGTCCGGAAAATAAATGCATGTTCACACAAATTGGTGGGGATTTCCTCACCCTGCCTAGGCTGTTGAATCCCAAAACTAACCGACTCTTCCTCCTCAG GAAATGGAActgctctcttcctcttcttggcACCCACGTATGCCCTTTCTCTCTCACATTCTTTCATTTGGGGTCCAAAG TTTTCTTATTGAGCCGTGCACTATtgccatggatttggatggaattgATGGGCAGGAGAGAG CCCTTGGTGATAGGATACGACTTCTTCTTCAATGCCATCATCGAATAA